In one window of Macadamia integrifolia cultivar HAES 741 chromosome 2, SCU_Mint_v3, whole genome shotgun sequence DNA:
- the LOC122071755 gene encoding pectinesterase produces MAFQDFGMLSERRKAERKEKHKRRITIAAAIGFVLFILLASGVMLINKSKENKNSQDQNDKKSDSGNEIAKWSKAIKMICAPTDYRQACESSLSKMNKNTSSNAHSPKPLELLKASITVIADEVEKAVHNSSKFKFSNPAEKDAFEDCKVLLADAKEELLESISSVGKGTDVTNLVSKSHDLNNWLSAVISYQQTCIDGFPDGKLKTGMKKSLDKAKKLTSNALAIVSEVTSLLSALQIPGFDRRRRLLGQRETMRPMTQSYVGDDDDEDGLPIWMSHEDRRMLKGKGPSNKPKPNVVVAKDGSGKFKTISEALAAMPKKYTGRYVIYVKEGIFDETVTVTKEMVNLTMYGDGSRKTIVTGNKNFVDGVRTFQTASFVALGEGFIAKAMGFRNTAGPEKHQAVAIRVQGDRSIFLNCRMEGYQDTLYAQTHRQFYRSCVISGTIDFIFGDASAIFQNCLILIRKPLDNQQNIITAQGRTDKRETTGYVLQNCRIQPDTDLEPVKAKFKNYLGRPWKEYSRTVVMESTISDLIHPDGWLPWSGDFALKTLSYAEYNNKGPGANLKARVKWPGYKVITKKQAQEFTVEPFLQTDWIKNSGTPVKLGFFT; encoded by the exons AAGACTTTGGCATGTTATCGGAACGTCGAAAGGctgaaagaaaagagaagcatAAAAGGAGGATCACCATTGCTGCAGCGATAGGGTTCGTTCTTTTCATCCTACTCGCTTCCGGGGTCATGCTCATCAATAAATCCAAGGAGAACAAGAATTCTCAGGATCAGAATGACAAAAAGAGTGACTCCGGCAATGAGATAGCAAAGTGGAGTAAGGCAATCAAGATGATCTGTGCACCTACGGATTACAGGCAAGCATGCGAGTCCAGCCTCTCCAAAATGAATAAGAACACCTCGTCCAACGCCCATTCTCCCAAACCCTTGGAACTTCTCAAGGCTTCCATCACCGTGATCGCTGACGAGGTGGAGAAGGCCGTCCACAACTCCTCTAAATTCAAATTCAGCAACCCTGCGGAGAAGGATGCGTTCGAGGACTGTAAGGTACTCCTTGCGGATGCCAAGGAAGAGCTACTGGAATCCATCTCCAGTGTGGGCAAAGGCACCGATGTCACCAATCTCGTCTCCAAGTCCCACGACCTCAACAATTGGTTGAGTGCGGTGATATCGTACCAGCAGACCTGCATCGATGGGTTTCCTGATGGCAAGTTGAAAACTGGGATGAAGAAGTCGTTGGATAAGGCCAAGAAACTCACCAGTAATGCCCTTGCCATCGTCTCCGAGGTCACCTCCTTACTATCTGCGCTGCAGATTCCGGGATTTGACCGTCGCCGTCGTCTTCTGGGGCAAAGGGAGACCATGAGGCCCATGACACAATCATAtgttggtgatgatgatgatgaggatggtCTTCCAATCTGGATGTCACATGAGGATCGTAGGATGCTTAAAGGGAAGGGCCCCTCCAACAAGCCCAAGCCTAATGTTGTGGTGGCCAAGGACGGGAGTGGAAAATTCAAGACCATTTCAGAGGCATTGGCGGCCATGCCTAAAAAATACACTGGACG ATACGTGATATATGTGAAGGAAGGGATTTTTGACGAGACTGTGACTGTGACCAAGGAGATGGTAAATCTTACCATGTACGGAGACGGATCTAGAAAGACAATCGTCACAGGAAACAAGAACTTCGTCGATGGCGTTAGGACCTTCCAGACTGCATCCTTTG TGGCATTAGGAGAGGGTTTCATAGCAAAAGCAATGGGATTCAGGAACACGGCCGGTCCAGAAAAGCATCAGGCGGTGGCCATCAGGGTGCAAGGTGACCGTTCGATATTCCTGAATTGTAGGATGGAGGGTTACCAAGACACACTATATGCTCAAACTCACCGGCAGTTCTATCGGAGCTGTGTGATATCTGGCACAATAGACTTCATCTTTGGAGATGCATCTGCAATCTTCCAGaattgcttgatcttgatcaGGAAACCCTTAGACAACCAACAAAATATCATCACTGCCCAAGGAAGGACCGACAAGCGTGAGACCACTGGATATGTCCTCCAAAATTGCCGCATCCAACCAGATACAGACCTGGAACCTGTGAAAGCAAAGTTCAAAAATTACCTAGGGCGGCCATGGAAGGAGTATTCCAGGACCGTCGTCATGGAATCAACTATCTCTGATCTTATCCATCCAGACGGCTGGTTACCATGGAGTGGGGACTTCGCTCTCAAGACATTGTCTTATGCTGAATACAATAACAAAGGACCGGGAGCTAACCTTAAAGCCAGAGTCAAATGGCCTGGCTATAAGGTTATTACTAAGAAGCAAGCCCAGGAGTTCACTGTGGAACCTTTCTTGCAAACAGACTGGATCAAGAACTCAGGCACCCCTGTCAAACTAGGCTTCTTTACTTGA
- the LOC122065832 gene encoding probable pectinesterase/pectinesterase inhibitor 46 — MSMSMSSVTSSWKAYGKIDEAEQQRLEARRKSRKRIVIISLSSIFLVAVIVGAVVGTVSHHHDGSAGTGGEAASSISNSIKAACKVTLYPDSCYTSLYAMVNSSNFDTPNLAKLSVQVAMTELSKVSGKVSQLQSQGKLDKISAAALQNCIELTDLAIYHLNDTLYSSNWGQLTTLEAVDDLRTWLSAAGTNQQTCLDGLENSSQELQATMARYTLNSTEFTSNSLALVTAISDIASSINLRRRRLMSSSGTTSTSHNVDDSDGEHPMPRWLTSKDRKLLQSNSAAADAMVVIVAKDGSGNYTTIGAALNALPEKSSKRIIIHVKKGVYTEKVIVDKSKWNVMMVGDGMNVSIVSGSLNVVDGTPTFSSATVAVFGKGFIARDIGFRNTAGAIKQQAVALLSAADESVFYRCSIDAFQDTLYTHSLRQFYCECDIYGTVDFIFGNAAVVFQNCNIWARVPLSGQQNTITAQGKIDPNQNTGISIHNCTISAFGNLASVNSYLGRPWKNYSTTVYMRSTMGSFINPAGWLSWMGNTPPTTIFYAEFRNLGLGSSTKNRVKWKGLRKLTLRQARQFTVGSFIQGNNWLPQAGVTYRSGM; from the exons ATGTCGATGTCGATGTCTTCTGTTACAAGTTCTTGGAAAGCCTACGGAAAGATAGATGAAGCTGAACAACAGAGGCTGGAAGCACGCCGGAAATCCAGAAAGAGAATCGTCATCATAAGCTTGTCGTCAATCTTCCTTGTGGCCGTCATCGTTGGGGCTGTGGTCGGAACTGTTTCTCATCATCATGATGGCTCCGCAGGTACCGGTGGTGAAGCTGCTTCATCAATTTCGAATTCCATCAAGGCCGCATGTAAAGTGACCTTATACCCAGACTCTTGTTACACCAGTCTCTATGCAATGGTGAATTCAAGTAACTTCGACACCCCAAATCTTGCCAAGTTATCCGTTCAAGTCGCCATGACCGAACTATCTAAAGTCTCGGGTAAAGTGTCACAGCTCCAATCCCAAGGCAAACTTGACAAGATTTCCGCAGCGGCTCTGCAGAACTGTATCGAACTTACGGATCTCGCCATCTATCACCTCAATGACACACTGTACAGCTCCAACTGGGGTCAGCTTACGACGCTTGAAGCAGTGGATGATCTGAGAACATGGCTGAGCGCAGCTGGGACCAACCAGCAGACTTGCCTTGACGGCTTGGAGAATTCATCGCAGGAGTTGCAGGCCACTATGGCCCGATATACCCTAAACTCCACGGAATTCACCAGCAACAGCCTCGCCCTTGTCACCGCTATATCCGATATCGCCAGCTCCATCAATCTGCGACGACGTCGTTTGATGAGTAGTAGTGGTACTACTAGTACTAGTCACAACGTCGATGACAGTGATGGAGAGCACCCAATGCCGAGGTGGCTCACTTCCAAGGACCGAAAGCTACTCCAAAGTAATAGCGCGGCGGCAGATGCGATGGTGGTGATTGTGGCTAAAGATGGCTCCGGCAACTACACCACAATTGGAGCAGCACTTAACGCGTTGCCGGAGAAGAGCAGCAAGAGGATTATCATCCATGTGAAGAAGGGGGTCTACACCGAGAAAGTTATTGTCGACAAGTCTAAATGGAATGTAATGATGGTGGGTGACGGCATGAACGTTTCCATCGTTTCCGGTAGTCTCAATGTTGTCGACGGCACTCCTACGTTCTCAAGTGCTACAGTTG CTGTGTTCGGGAAAGGATTCATAGCAAGAGATATAGGATTCCGCAACACAGCAGGTGCAATAAAGCAACAAGCAGTAGCCCTTTTGTCAGCAGCGGACGAATCTGTGTTCTACAGATGCAGCATCGACGCATTCCAAGACACTCTCTATACCCATTCCCTACGACAATTCTATTGTGAATGCGATATTTATGGAACTGTAGACTTCATCTTTGGAAATGCAGCAGTGGTGTTCCAAAACTGCAATATATGGGCGAGGGTACCATTATCTGGCCAACAGAATACCATTACAGCCCAAGGAAAGATTGATCCCAATCAAAACACAGGAATCTCTATACACAACTGCACCATATCAGCCTTTGGAAACTTGGCATCCGTCAACAGTTATCTTGGAAGGCCTTGGAAGAATTATTCTACCACCGTGTACATGCGTTCAACAATGGGAAGCTTCATTAATCCTGCTGGGTGGCTATCATGGATGGGGAATACACCTCCCACCACAATCTTCTACGCTGAGTTTAGGAACTTGGGCCTGGGATCTTCAACCAAGAATAGGGTTAAATGGAAGGGATTGAGGAAACTCACCCTTCGTCAAGCAAGACAATTTACTGTTGGCTCATTTATACAAGGGAACAATTGGCTCCCGCAGGCCGGTGTGACGTACCGATCTGGCATGTGA